Proteins from one Patescibacteria group bacterium genomic window:
- a CDS encoding helix-turn-helix domain-containing protein codes for MAEFRKRNFADKTLGEKLREIRQESGYSQKKVEENINVSEKYIRYLEEGHYEKLPGEVYIKSFLKKYADFLSVNKEKVLALYENEKKIYQKLDSYDSNQYLPPKGKVKFPFLNPKNLRNLIIILFILAILLYLGWELTHIIAPPKLKINYPPEEFITTEKSLLLEGQTEPEISVLVNGEKVDVERNGSFKEEIILKEGVNVIEITAHKKQGEENKVIRRVMLKNVE; via the coding sequence ATGGCCGAATTTAGAAAAAGGAATTTTGCTGATAAAACTCTAGGAGAAAAGTTAAGGGAAATTCGCCAAGAATCTGGCTACAGTCAAAAAAAAGTAGAAGAAAATATTAATGTTTCTGAAAAGTATATTCGATATTTAGAAGAGGGTCATTATGAAAAATTACCCGGTGAAGTTTATATAAAAAGTTTCTTAAAAAAATATGCTGATTTTCTTTCAGTAAATAAAGAAAAAGTATTGGCTCTTTATGAAAATGAAAAAAAGATATATCAGAAACTTGACAGCTATGATAGTAATCAGTATTTGCCGCCTAAGGGCAAGGTAAAATTCCCTTTTTTAAATCCTAAGAATTTACGTAACCTAATAATAATTTTATTTATTTTAGCTATTCTATTATACTTAGGATGGGAGTTAACTCATATTATAGCTCCCCCCAAGCTGAAAATAAATTACCCACCTGAGGAATTTATTACTACAGAAAAGAGTTTACTTTTAGAAGGTCAAACTGAACCAGAAATTAGTGTTTTAGTCAATGGTGAGAAGGTAGATGTAGAGAGAAACGGCAGTTTTAAAGAAGAAATAATATTAAAAGAAGGAGTAAATGTGATTGAAATTACAGCTCATAAAAAACAAGGTGAAGAAAACAAAGTGATTAGAAGAGTTATGCTTAAAAATGTTGAATAA
- a CDS encoding DNA translocase FtsK 4TM domain-containing protein, with amino-acid sequence MARKKKKSQKKEKKQKEEKTDSFLKPEARHGIVVVVLFTVAVLSILSLFNVAGSFGGFIDTVLSYFFGWGKYFFPIILLVLGFLLLKPEKYIIRSINYLGLFFFILSYSGLLHIFLDLETAVERISEGAGGGYAGLLLSYPLQKIMGFWASLIVLLAAFIISLLLMFNTSLKNLSEKKNKLSSWFYRLNSFFSRFKKEKEVYDHPSFSKKKLKDEEDKEESEKESVSDESDDKEKDKTDKKEEEKEQGGLFKKKVKKYGQKIKIPTSLLENFSNRPKSGDIELNKTKIKKTLDNFGIEVEMAEVNVGPTVTQFTLKPTEGVKLSQITSLQNDIALALAAHPIRIEAPIPGKSLVGIEVPNQAVALVNLGDVIDTKDFKKSKSNLSFALGRDVSGKPVIPSLDPMPHLLIAGATGSGKSVCINSIILSLMYQNSPDDLKLILVDPKRVELNVYNDNPYLLTPVITDTKKTINALRWLVAEMEKRFQTLSKSGKRDIHVYHREVDDGMPFIVLIIDELADLMAVAASEVEAAIIRLAQMARAVGIHLVLATQRPSVNVLTGLIKANITARIAFNVASGVDSRTIIDMSGAEKLLGKGDMLFLSSELSQPKRLQGSHVSEKEVKKVVDFVKENIKEVDYKDEIVEKPQAAPLGSSMEDLGDDELLPQAQEVILRANKASASLLQRRLRIGYARAARILDSLEKKGIIGPQNGSKPREVLINKEDKTLSGEETVENSDENQEEENQEDFEEEEEEENGRI; translated from the coding sequence ATGGCTAGAAAAAAGAAAAAATCCCAGAAAAAAGAAAAAAAACAAAAGGAAGAAAAGACAGATTCCTTTTTAAAACCAGAAGCCAGACACGGCATTGTAGTGGTGGTTTTATTTACAGTGGCCGTTTTAAGTATTCTCAGTTTATTTAATGTGGCCGGGAGTTTTGGCGGTTTTATTGATACTGTTTTAAGTTACTTTTTTGGTTGGGGTAAATACTTCTTTCCCATAATTTTACTGGTTTTAGGATTTTTACTTTTAAAACCCGAAAAGTATATTATTCGCAGTATTAATTATTTAGGTTTATTTTTCTTTATTTTAAGCTATTCCGGGCTCTTACACATTTTTCTGGATCTTGAAACGGCTGTAGAAAGAATATCAGAGGGCGCTGGTGGCGGCTATGCCGGCTTACTTCTTAGCTATCCTTTACAAAAAATTATGGGTTTTTGGGCCAGCTTAATTGTTCTTCTGGCTGCTTTTATTATCTCTTTACTTTTAATGTTTAATACTTCTTTAAAGAATTTGTCAGAGAAAAAAAATAAATTATCCTCCTGGTTTTATCGCCTAAATTCATTTTTCTCCCGTTTTAAAAAAGAAAAAGAAGTTTATGATCATCCTAGTTTTTCGAAAAAAAAGTTAAAAGATGAAGAAGACAAAGAGGAATCTGAAAAAGAATCTGTTTCTGATGAATCTGATGATAAAGAAAAAGATAAAACAGACAAGAAAGAGGAAGAAAAAGAACAAGGTGGGTTGTTTAAGAAAAAAGTTAAAAAATATGGCCAGAAAATTAAAATTCCGACCAGTCTTCTTGAAAATTTTTCAAATCGGCCAAAAAGTGGTGATATAGAGCTTAACAAAACAAAGATTAAAAAAACTTTGGATAACTTTGGTATTGAAGTGGAAATGGCGGAAGTAAATGTTGGTCCGACAGTGACGCAATTTACCTTAAAGCCGACCGAGGGAGTTAAACTTTCGCAGATAACTAGTCTGCAAAATGACATTGCTTTGGCTTTGGCAGCCCATCCGATTAGAATTGAAGCGCCTATTCCAGGTAAATCATTAGTTGGTATTGAAGTACCTAACCAGGCGGTAGCTCTAGTTAATTTGGGTGATGTAATTGATACTAAAGATTTCAAAAAATCAAAGTCAAACCTCAGTTTTGCTTTAGGTCGGGATGTTTCCGGTAAGCCGGTTATTCCTAGTCTTGATCCGATGCCTCATCTTTTAATTGCTGGAGCTACAGGATCAGGCAAGAGTGTTTGTATTAATTCAATTATATTAAGCTTAATGTATCAGAATTCTCCTGATGACCTTAAACTTATTTTAGTCGATCCTAAAAGAGTGGAGTTAAATGTTTATAACGATAACCCTTATTTATTAACCCCTGTGATTACAGATACTAAAAAAACTATCAATGCTTTACGTTGGCTAGTAGCGGAGATGGAAAAACGTTTTCAAACCCTTTCCAAAAGCGGTAAGCGGGATATTCATGTTTATCATCGGGAAGTAGATGATGGCATGCCTTTTATAGTTTTAATTATTGATGAATTAGCAGATCTGATGGCTGTGGCAGCTTCAGAAGTAGAAGCGGCTATTATCCGCTTGGCCCAGATGGCCCGAGCGGTGGGTATTCATCTGGTTTTAGCTACGCAAAGACCGTCAGTTAATGTTTTGACCGGTTTAATTAAAGCTAATATTACCGCTCGTATTGCTTTTAATGTGGCTTCGGGGGTGGATTCTCGAACTATTATTGATATGTCTGGAGCTGAGAAATTATTGGGTAAAGGGGACATGCTTTTTCTCTCTTCAGAACTTTCCCAGCCCAAGCGTCTGCAAGGCTCTCATGTTTCTGAAAAAGAGGTTAAAAAAGTAGTTGATTTTGTTAAAGAAAATATTAAAGAAGTTGATTACAAAGATGAAATAGTGGAAAAACCCCAGGCCGCTCCCTTAGGTTCGAGTATGGAGGACTTAGGTGATGATGAACTTTTACCTCAGGCTCAGGAAGTGATTTTAAGGGCTAATAAAGCTTCGGCTTCGCTTTTACAAAGGCGTCTGCGTATTGGCTACGCTCGGGCTGCTCGAATACTTGATTCTCTGGAGAAAAAAGGAATAATTGGACCACAAAATGGATCTAAGCCTCGCGAGGTTTTAATAAACAAGGAAGATAAAACTTTATCCGGCGAGGAAACAGTAGAGAACTCTGATGAAAATCAGGAAGAAGAAAATCAAGAAGATTTTGAAGAAGAGGAGGAAGAAGAAAATGGCCGAATTTAG
- the rpoC gene encoding DNA-directed RNA polymerase subunit beta', producing the protein MIPEAKNLNFKAIRLKLASPEEILGWSHGEVTRPETINYRTQKPEKDGLFCERIFGPTKDWQCYCGKYKKIRYKGIVCDKCGVEVTRSIVRRERMGHIKLAAPTSHIWFLRGVPSKIGLVLNLSIQNLEKVVYFANFIITSVDENAREETLEQIDKEYQGKLKKIEEEFKRRRQKIKQTNNEEITKTDDEEKKKQLEEKTSEELKANAEAKKEELRSLEETVDLAKKELKELEPKLIISENKYQDLSIKYGHVFEAGIGAEALQKLLKEIDLDKLIKELEDEFEGAAKNKKKKISRRLRLFKNLKENNIKPEWMILTVVPIIPPDLRPMVQLDGGRFATSDLNDLYRRVINRNNRLKKLIELNAPEVIRRNEKRMLQEAVDALIDNGARKGKTVTASTGQKRTLKSIADVLKGKQGRFRQNLLGKRVDYSGRSVIVIGPHLKLNQCGIPKHMALELFRPFVISQLIKREYVHNVRSAGRFIEADRPEVWDILEEVIKDAYVLLNRAPTLHRLGIQAFQPILIEGKAIQIHPLVCAAFNADFDGDQMAVHLPLTEQAKKEAKNIMLSTNNLLKPATGSPVTTPSQDIVLGCYYLTIKKKAKKKINHYSSKEEALLAYEIDKIHFHETIKVLINTKLVETTVGRVIFNSILPKKLQYINEVMNKKKLSNLISEAISILGREKTVVLLDNIKEFSFEYLTRSGISWGMDDLVEAEKKQELIEEAEDKVKGIEEHYKAGLLTDRERQIKVIENWAKTKENIQEVCKESLDKFGPVYAMIESGSRGSWGQITQMMGMKGLVTNPAGETIELPVKGNFKVGFDVLEYFISTHGARKGLSDTALRTANAGYLTRRLIDVAQEIVVNEKDCKDKEGLIITKEEAEEMGGNLSERALGRYLLKDVKNPKTKKVVVKKNTLINEKEAEKIKKADPEKIHIRSLLTCKAQRGVCQKCYGYDLSYNKLVEIGTAVGIIAAQSIGEPGTQLTMRTFHTGGVAGQDITQGLPRVEELFEARHVKKAAVISEVKGVAHITEEGDNKIIKIDYTEEKEEVLLKKRKKIDKDNLKVKDGDKVKVKDLIYEKNKKKIKSSHDGVIKIEDDKKIILQYEEDSVKEYVPPVGHGLWIKEGDLVTPGQQLTEGSLDLKDYYRLSGSEAAQKYIMKEIQYIYSSQGQKLNNKHVEVIVKQMFSRVLVRDPGDTERLIGEVTDLNIVRKENEKAEKENKQPAKVKPLLLGITKASLSTESFLSAASFQETARVLIDAAITGKVDKLRGLKENVIIGKLIPAGTGYRKT; encoded by the coding sequence ATGATACCGGAAGCAAAAAATTTAAACTTTAAAGCAATAAGATTAAAACTGGCTTCACCAGAAGAAATTTTAGGCTGGTCTCATGGGGAAGTTACACGGCCAGAAACTATTAATTACCGGACTCAAAAACCAGAAAAAGACGGTCTTTTCTGTGAAAGAATTTTTGGACCAACCAAAGATTGGCAATGTTATTGCGGAAAATATAAAAAAATTCGTTACAAAGGTATAGTCTGTGATAAGTGCGGAGTGGAAGTAACTCGATCAATAGTAAGAAGAGAGAGAATGGGTCATATTAAATTAGCGGCTCCGACTTCACATATTTGGTTTTTACGTGGTGTACCTTCAAAGATTGGTCTAGTCCTTAATCTTTCTATACAGAATCTGGAAAAAGTAGTTTATTTTGCTAATTTTATTATTACTTCTGTGGACGAAAATGCCAGAGAGGAAACCCTGGAACAAATTGATAAGGAATATCAGGGCAAGCTTAAGAAAATTGAAGAAGAATTCAAAAGACGCCGCCAAAAAATTAAACAAACTAATAATGAAGAAATTACAAAAACGGATGATGAAGAAAAAAAGAAACAACTTGAAGAAAAAACCTCTGAAGAATTAAAGGCTAACGCTGAAGCCAAAAAAGAAGAATTAAGAAGCTTGGAAGAAACTGTCGATTTAGCGAAAAAAGAATTAAAAGAATTAGAGCCAAAACTTATAATTTCGGAAAATAAATATCAGGATTTATCTATAAAATATGGCCATGTTTTTGAGGCGGGTATTGGTGCTGAAGCTCTACAAAAACTTCTTAAAGAAATAGATTTAGATAAACTGATAAAAGAGTTAGAAGATGAATTTGAAGGAGCAGCTAAAAATAAGAAAAAGAAAATTTCTAGAAGGTTAAGATTATTTAAAAATTTAAAAGAAAATAATATAAAACCAGAATGGATGATATTAACCGTTGTTCCCATTATTCCGCCGGACTTAAGACCAATGGTACAGCTTGACGGTGGTCGCTTTGCTACTTCTGACCTAAATGACTTATATCGAAGGGTGATAAATCGTAATAATCGTCTGAAAAAATTAATTGAATTAAATGCTCCGGAAGTGATACGTCGTAACGAAAAAAGAATGCTACAGGAAGCCGTTGATGCTCTGATTGATAACGGAGCTAGAAAAGGTAAAACGGTAACTGCTTCTACTGGACAGAAAAGAACTCTTAAATCAATTGCCGATGTTCTAAAAGGTAAGCAAGGTCGTTTTCGCCAAAACTTATTAGGTAAACGTGTTGATTATTCCGGCCGTTCTGTTATTGTTATTGGACCACACTTAAAATTAAACCAATGTGGTATTCCCAAGCATATGGCTTTGGAATTATTTAGGCCTTTTGTTATTTCTCAATTGATAAAAAGAGAATATGTGCATAATGTTCGTTCAGCTGGACGCTTTATTGAAGCTGATCGTCCGGAGGTTTGGGATATTTTAGAAGAAGTAATAAAAGATGCTTATGTTTTATTAAATCGTGCTCCAACTCTTCACCGTTTAGGTATTCAGGCCTTTCAGCCAATATTAATAGAAGGTAAAGCTATTCAAATACATCCTTTAGTTTGTGCCGCTTTTAATGCTGATTTTGACGGTGATCAAATGGCTGTTCATCTGCCTTTAACCGAACAAGCCAAAAAGGAAGCAAAAAATATAATGCTCTCTACTAATAATTTATTAAAACCGGCTACTGGCTCACCAGTAACTACTCCTTCCCAGGATATTGTTTTGGGCTGTTACTATCTTACTATAAAAAAGAAAGCCAAGAAGAAAATTAACCATTATTCTTCAAAAGAAGAAGCTTTGTTAGCTTATGAAATTGATAAAATTCATTTTCATGAAACAATCAAAGTACTTATAAACACTAAATTAGTAGAAACCACGGTTGGTCGTGTTATATTTAATTCTATTTTGCCGAAAAAACTTCAATACATTAATGAAGTTATGAACAAAAAGAAGCTTTCTAATTTAATTTCAGAGGCTATATCTATATTAGGTCGTGAAAAGACAGTTGTGCTTTTAGATAATATTAAAGAGTTTTCTTTTGAATATCTTACTCGTTCTGGTATTTCTTGGGGTATGGATGATTTAGTTGAAGCTGAAAAAAAGCAGGAATTGATTGAAGAAGCGGAAGATAAAGTCAAAGGCATTGAAGAACATTATAAAGCTGGTCTTTTAACAGATAGAGAAAGGCAGATAAAAGTGATTGAAAATTGGGCTAAAACCAAAGAAAATATACAGGAAGTTTGTAAGGAATCTTTGGATAAATTTGGTCCAGTTTATGCTATGATTGAATCTGGTTCTCGCGGTTCCTGGGGGCAGATAACCCAGATGATGGGTATGAAAGGTCTGGTGACTAATCCGGCTGGTGAAACTATTGAATTACCAGTTAAGGGTAATTTTAAAGTGGGCTTTGATGTTTTGGAATATTTTATTTCTACTCATGGGGCTAGGAAGGGACTATCAGATACAGCTCTTCGGACAGCTAATGCGGGTTATTTGACCCGTCGTTTAATTGATGTAGCGCAGGAGATTGTGGTTAATGAAAAAGATTGTAAAGATAAGGAAGGTTTAATAATAACCAAAGAAGAAGCGGAAGAAATGGGAGGAAATTTATCTGAAAGAGCTTTAGGACGTTATTTGCTGAAGGATGTTAAAAATCCCAAGACAAAAAAAGTAGTAGTAAAGAAAAATACTTTGATTAATGAAAAAGAAGCAGAAAAAATTAAAAAAGCTGATCCCGAAAAAATACATATTCGTAGCCTTCTAACTTGTAAGGCGCAAAGAGGTGTCTGTCAGAAATGCTATGGTTATGATTTGTCTTATAATAAGTTGGTTGAAATTGGTACGGCTGTCGGTATTATAGCGGCACAAAGTATTGGTGAACCAGGTACCCAGCTAACTATGAGAACTTTTCACACTGGCGGTGTAGCCGGTCAGGATATTACTCAGGGGCTGCCTCGGGTGGAAGAATTATTTGAAGCTAGGCATGTGAAAAAGGCGGCCGTAATTTCAGAAGTTAAAGGAGTAGCTCATATAACTGAGGAAGGTGATAATAAAATAATAAAAATTGATTATACTGAAGAAAAAGAAGAAGTATTGCTTAAGAAAAGAAAAAAGATTGACAAGGATAATCTTAAAGTAAAAGACGGTGATAAAGTAAAAGTTAAAGATTTAATATATGAAAAAAATAAAAAGAAAATAAAGTCTTCGCATGATGGAGTAATTAAAATTGAAGATGATAAAAAAATAATTTTACAATATGAAGAAGATTCAGTTAAAGAGTATGTACCGCCAGTTGGTCATGGTCTTTGGATAAAAGAGGGAGATTTAGTTACTCCAGGACAGCAGTTAACTGAAGGTAGTCTTGATCTTAAAGATTATTATAGACTTTCCGGAAGTGAAGCGGCCCAAAAATATATTATGAAAGAAATTCAGTATATATATTCTTCTCAAGGTCAGAAACTTAATAATAAACATGTGGAAGTAATTGTTAAACAAATGTTTTCCCGTGTTTTGGTTAGAGATCCGGGTGATACGGAGCGGTTGATTGGCGAAGTAACTGATTTAAATATCGTACGTAAAGAAAATGAAAAAGCCGAAAAAGAAAATAAACAACCAGCAAAAGTTAAACCTTTATTACTGGGTATTACCAAAGCTTCTTTGAGTACGGAAAGCTTTTTGTCAGCAGCCTCTTTTCAGGAAACAGCCCGGGTATTAATTGACGCAGCCATAACTGGCAAGGTTGATAAACTCAGAGGCCTGAAAGAAAATGTAATTATTGGTAAATTAATTCCGGCTGGTACCGGCTATCGTAAAACTTAA
- a CDS encoding DNA-directed RNA polymerase subunit beta, whose amino-acid sequence MSDKYQGRKVFTKLHEAIELPHLIEIQKKSYDWFFREGLKELFEEISPIKDFIGRDLELDFFDYYIDEPKFDEVKAKNKNVTYEAPLRVQTRLHNKKTGEIKEQEIFLGDFPLMTNRGTFIINGIERAIVSQLIRSAGVFFTSNFEKGRNFYGAKIIPNRGAWLEIETDKKNIINVKIDRKRKVPISALFRAFGYSSNEEIIDLFKDVDNHPSDKYIEATIEKDVSRNESEGLKEVYKRIRPGDLATVDNARDLIFKMFFSFDRYDFAKVGRYKLNQRFDTKYPLTKEHRVLKKKDLINIIKEIIRLNNSQKGSDDIDHLGNRRVRAIGELVQNKFRVGLARMERIVKDRMSTKDISSLTPNQLVNARPIIGVVKEFFMSSQLSQFMDQTNPLAELEHKRRLSAMGPGGLSRERAGFDVRDVHRTHYGRICPIATPEGPNIGLVGHLASYAHINDFGFIETSFRKVKHDPINKVTEIEGEIAREDIKDPEAKEIIVKSGDKITQEKAKEIVKTSLKKIPVKSRVTDEIVSLDAFEEEHYVTTAATTPYDEDGYFINDRAEVRKYGKPVMDSVNVIDLMDVSPKQIVSVSTSLIPFLENDDAVRALMGSNMQRQAVPLINPKAPVVATGVEMRAAKDSGQVVVSEVSGKVENVTGDKITILEEEKDNLVEYPLRKFSRSNASTCINQKPIVNRKDKIKKGDIIADGAATENGELSLGQNVLVAFMSWEGGNYEDAILISERLVREDYYTSIHIENYSVDVRDTKIGPEVVTRDIPNVSEEKLKDLDEEGVIRIGAKVSSGDILVGKITPKGETELSAEEKLLRAIFGEKAKDVKDSSLYLEHGEQGKVVNIKIFSRDKGDKLPAGVIKQIEVSVAQQRKIQVGDKMAGRHGNKGVISRVVAQEDLPFLEDGTPVDIILNPLGIASRMNLGQVLETHIGLAAKKLGYKVASPALDGIPEKYIKKELKKAGYSESGKLKLIDGRTGKKFDQDIMVGYIYMLKLNHMVEDKIHQRSIGPYSLVTQQPLGGKAQFGGQRFGEMEVWALEAYGAAYTLQEILTIKSDDVPGRSKAYEAVIKGESINKINVPESFNVLVRELKGLALDVELIKEERKSEDNRSGTKTGKIGKADEKEADKKSKK is encoded by the coding sequence ATGTCAGATAAATATCAAGGAAGAAAAGTATTTACCAAACTTCACGAAGCCATAGAGCTGCCTCATCTAATTGAAATCCAAAAAAAATCTTATGACTGGTTTTTTCGTGAAGGTTTAAAAGAGCTTTTTGAGGAAATTTCGCCAATAAAAGATTTTATTGGCCGTGATCTTGAGCTCGATTTTTTTGATTATTATATTGACGAACCAAAATTTGATGAAGTTAAAGCTAAGAATAAAAATGTAACTTATGAAGCACCTCTGCGTGTACAGACCCGCCTACATAATAAGAAAACTGGTGAAATTAAAGAACAAGAAATTTTTCTGGGTGATTTTCCATTAATGACAAACCGAGGCACCTTCATTATTAATGGTATTGAAAGAGCCATTGTTAGTCAGCTTATCCGTTCGGCTGGCGTTTTTTTTACTTCTAACTTTGAAAAGGGAAGAAATTTTTATGGGGCTAAGATAATTCCTAATCGCGGAGCTTGGCTGGAAATTGAAACGGATAAAAAAAATATAATTAATGTAAAAATAGACCGCAAAAGAAAAGTGCCGATTAGTGCTTTGTTTCGGGCTTTTGGCTATTCTTCTAATGAAGAAATTATAGATTTATTTAAGGATGTTGATAATCATCCATCAGATAAATATATTGAAGCGACTATAGAAAAAGATGTTTCACGTAACGAAAGTGAAGGATTGAAAGAAGTTTATAAAAGAATACGCCCGGGTGACTTGGCTACGGTTGATAACGCCCGTGACTTAATTTTTAAAATGTTTTTTTCTTTTGACCGTTACGACTTTGCCAAGGTTGGACGTTATAAATTAAATCAAAGATTTGATACTAAATATCCCCTAACTAAAGAACACCGTGTTTTAAAAAAGAAAGATCTAATAAATATTATAAAAGAAATTATTCGTTTGAATAATTCTCAAAAAGGCTCTGATGATATTGATCATTTAGGTAACCGTCGGGTAAGAGCTATTGGCGAATTGGTACAGAATAAATTCCGGGTGGGCTTAGCTAGAATGGAAAGAATAGTTAAGGATAGAATGAGCACCAAAGATATTAGCAGTTTAACGCCCAATCAATTAGTTAACGCTCGTCCAATTATTGGTGTAGTCAAAGAATTTTTTATGTCTTCTCAGCTTTCACAGTTTATGGACCAGACTAATCCTTTGGCTGAACTAGAACATAAACGTCGTCTGTCTGCTATGGGGCCGGGAGGTCTTTCTCGGGAAAGAGCTGGTTTTGATGTGCGCGATGTACATCGTACTCACTACGGCCGTATTTGTCCGATTGCTACGCCGGAAGGTCCCAATATCGGTCTGGTGGGTCATCTAGCCAGTTATGCTCATATTAATGATTTTGGCTTTATTGAAACTTCTTTCAGGAAGGTTAAACATGATCCAATTAATAAAGTAACAGAGATAGAAGGGGAAATAGCCCGAGAAGATATTAAAGATCCTGAAGCTAAGGAAATAATAGTAAAATCAGGTGATAAAATAACTCAAGAAAAAGCTAAAGAAATAGTCAAAACTAGTTTGAAAAAAATACCGGTTAAATCTCGGGTAACTGATGAAATAGTCAGCTTGGATGCTTTTGAGGAAGAACATTATGTGACTACGGCGGCTACTACCCCTTATGATGAAGATGGTTATTTTATTAATGACAGAGCAGAGGTCCGAAAATACGGTAAACCGGTTATGGATTCGGTTAATGTTATTGATTTAATGGATGTTTCGCCCAAACAGATTGTTTCAGTCTCCACTTCTTTAATTCCTTTTTTAGAAAATGATGATGCGGTTAGGGCTTTAATGGGTTCAAATATGCAACGTCAGGCTGTTCCTTTGATTAATCCCAAGGCGCCAGTAGTGGCCACTGGAGTAGAAATGAGAGCGGCTAAAGACTCTGGCCAGGTGGTAGTTAGTGAGGTAAGCGGAAAAGTAGAAAATGTGACCGGCGATAAAATTACTATCTTGGAAGAAGAAAAAGATAATTTAGTTGAATACCCTTTAAGAAAATTTTCCCGATCAAATGCTTCCACTTGTATTAATCAAAAACCAATAGTTAACCGAAAGGATAAAATAAAAAAAGGAGATATCATTGCTGATGGAGCAGCTACTGAAAACGGTGAATTATCTCTGGGACAAAATGTACTGGTCGCTTTTATGTCTTGGGAAGGTGGAAATTATGAGGATGCTATTTTGATATCAGAGCGCTTGGTGCGTGAAGATTATTATACTTCTATTCATATAGAAAATTATTCAGTAGATGTACGTGATACCAAAATTGGGCCGGAAGTAGTTACCCGTGATATTCCTAATGTCAGTGAAGAAAAACTAAAAGATTTAGATGAAGAAGGGGTAATTCGCATCGGGGCTAAAGTTTCCTCGGGTGATATTCTAGTCGGTAAAATTACTCCCAAAGGTGAAACTGAATTGTCAGCCGAAGAAAAATTATTAAGAGCAATTTTTGGTGAAAAAGCTAAAGACGTTAAGGATTCGTCACTTTATTTGGAACATGGTGAGCAGGGCAAGGTTGTTAATATAAAAATATTTTCTCGGGATAAAGGTGACAAACTGCCGGCCGGTGTGATTAAACAAATAGAAGTTTCAGTAGCTCAGCAACGTAAAATTCAAGTAGGAGATAAAATGGCCGGCCGCCACGGTAATAAAGGTGTTATTTCCCGCGTGGTAGCTCAGGAAGATTTACCTTTTCTTGAAGATGGCACGCCCGTAGATATTATTTTAAATCCCTTAGGTATTGCTTCGCGTATGAATTTGGGGCAGGTTTTGGAAACTCATATTGGATTAGCAGCCAAAAAACTGGGTTATAAGGTAGCCAGCCCGGCTTTAGACGGAATTCCGGAAAAATATATCAAAAAAGAATTAAAAAAGGCCGGTTATTCTGAAAGTGGTAAATTAAAGCTTATTGATGGACGTACTGGCAAAAAATTTGATCAGGATATTATGGTTGGTTATATTTATATGTTGAAACTAAATCATATGGTTGAAGATAAAATTCATCAGCGTTCAATTGGTCCCTATTCTTTAGTCACCCAACAACCTCTTGGCGGTAAAGCACAATTTGGCGGTCAGCGCTTTGGGGAAATGGAAGTCTGGGCTCTAGAAGCCTATGGGGCCGCTTATACCTTGCAGGAAATTCTGACTATTAAATCAGATGATGTGCCGGGACGTTCCAAAGCTTATGAGGCAGTAATTAAGGGTGAATCAATAAACAAAATTAATGTACCAGAATCATTTAATGTTTTAGTCAGAGAGCTTAAGGGCCTAGCTTTGGATGTTGAATTGATTAAAGAAGAGAGAAAATCAGAAGATAATAGATCAGGGACAAAAACAGGAAAGATAGGTAAAGCTGATGAAAAAGAAGCCGATAAAAAAAGCAAAAAATAA